The following proteins come from a genomic window of Deltaproteobacteria bacterium:
- a CDS encoding extradiol ring-cleavage dioxygenase — protein MAQIVSIIGITHNPFMPRLFQQPQQPPGAAKVKERIAMMRQKLAEAKVDVLVCIGNDHLHQFFMDNMPAFMIGKMDQYDGTFHDEEREFGIPKCKLIGDLDTSDAIMEGAFDRGVDFSYSNELTIDHSIVVPMMFVRPEMDIPIVPILTNCIAPPMPRPRRYYEVGKALRAAIDSLPTNKRIGVLVSGHLSLEIGGPKMFEPKFTDPNFDANAVGWIVNGNIDAAADACAPDKVIQYGNMTTGYLNFIMMMGLANSTKPSYAEGLDAGWPAIPFFSYENPK, from the coding sequence ATGGCCCAGATCGTTTCGATCATCGGCATTACGCACAATCCGTTCATGCCGCGGCTCTTCCAACAGCCGCAGCAGCCGCCTGGCGCGGCCAAGGTCAAAGAGCGCATCGCGATGATGCGGCAAAAGCTTGCCGAGGCCAAAGTCGACGTGCTGGTCTGCATTGGCAACGATCATCTGCATCAGTTTTTCATGGACAACATGCCGGCCTTCATGATCGGCAAGATGGATCAATACGACGGCACGTTCCACGACGAAGAGCGCGAGTTTGGCATACCGAAGTGTAAGCTCATTGGCGATCTGGACACCTCCGACGCGATCATGGAAGGCGCCTTCGACCGCGGCGTCGACTTTTCCTATTCCAACGAGCTCACCATCGACCATTCCATTGTGGTCCCAATGATGTTTGTTCGTCCTGAGATGGACATTCCCATCGTGCCGATCCTCACCAACTGCATCGCGCCGCCGATGCCGCGCCCGCGGCGCTACTATGAAGTCGGCAAAGCGCTGCGCGCCGCCATCGACAGCCTGCCGACCAACAAGAGAATCGGCGTGCTGGTGAGCGGCCATCTGTCATTGGAAATCGGCGGCCCGAAAATGTTCGAGCCAAAATTTACTGATCCAAATTTCGACGCCAACGCCGTGGGTTGGATCGTCAACGGCAACATTGACGCGGCGGCGGATGCTTGCGCTCCAGATAAAGTGATCCAGTACGGCAATATGACCACCGGTTATCTCAATTTCATCATGATGATGGGCCTCGCCAACAGCACAAAGCCCTCCTATGCCGAAGGCCTCGACGCCGGCTGGCCGGCGATACCGTTTTTTAGCTATGAGAATCCCAAGTAG
- a CDS encoding TMEM165/GDT1 family protein yields MDFKVLTTVFTSVFIAELGDKTQLATMLFASDKDISKLTVFLGAAAALILTSAIGVAAGSVVSQYVSEKTLQYVAGIGFIAIGIWTLFKA; encoded by the coding sequence ATGGATTTCAAAGTACTGACAACTGTCTTTACCTCGGTCTTCATCGCCGAGCTCGGCGACAAGACCCAGCTGGCAACCATGCTGTTCGCCTCTGACAAAGACATCAGCAAGCTAACCGTCTTTCTCGGCGCCGCCGCCGCACTGATTTTGACCTCCGCCATCGGCGTCGCAGCGGGCTCGGTTGTTTCGCAATATGTCAGCGAGAAGACATTGCAATATGTAGCCGGTATAGGATTTATCGCGATTGGCATCTGGACGCT